ATCGGCGTGGCGACGAGCACGCAGCCGGCCGCGAACTTCACCGTGCAGGGATACATCCAGGGACTCGAATCGCTGATCGATCCCGCGGTGTTCGTCGATGACGATGGCCAGGCGTATCTGTATTACGGCGGGGGCGGCATCGCCAAGGGGGGCAAGCTCAAGGCCAACATGATGGAGATCGACGGCCAGATGCAGACCATGCAGGGCCTGGTCGACTTCCACGAGGCCTCGTGGGTGCACAAGCGCAACGGGCTCTACTACCTGTCGTACTCGGACAACCACGACCAGAATGGCGACCACAACCGCATGCGCTACGCCACGAGCACGAGCCCACTCGGTCCGTGGACGTATCGTGGCATCTACATCGACTCCACCGACAGCTATACGAACCACGGCTCGATCGTGGAGTACAAGGGTCAGTGGTATGCCTTCTACCACACGAGCATGCTGTCGGGGAATGATTGGCTTCGCTCGGTCAGCGTCGACAAGCTGTATTACAACAGCGACGGCACGATCCAGATGGTCAAGCAGACGAAGCAGCACGGCACGCCACACTTCGCCACGCCGCTGGCGATTCCGGGAACGATCCAGGCGGAGGACTACGACAACGGTGCACAAGGCGTCGCGTACAGCGATGGCAGTCCGCAGAACGAAGGCGGCGCGTACCGGCCGAACGAAGGCGTCGATGTCGGCGCGATTCCCAGCGGAGGCTTCCACGTCGGTTGGGTGAGCACCTCGGAGTGGGCGGAGTACACGGTGAACGTGGCGACGAGCGGCACGTATACCGTGTCCGCCCGGGTCGCGACGCAGACGGCCAATGGCAGTTCGTTGCGCATCCTGTTCGACGGAAAGAAGGTGGGCACCCTCGCCGTGCCGAACACCGGAGAGTGGCAGACCTATACGACGGTGAGCACGCAGGTGAACCTGGAGGCTGGCAAGCACATCATCCAGCTGCGTTTTGGTGACGCGTTCAATCTCGATTCCTTGACGTTCACGAAGCAGTAACGAGGGGTGGAGGACCCCGGGCTTCCCTCCTCAAGGGGCTGGCCCGGGCCCCTTGCGTCGGGTGCGGCCGGGAATGCCTCCTCGCTCCTCATGACGATTTTAAGTCAATTGACTTTATCAGTCGTTCGACTTAATCATCCTCGCAGGGGCTCGAGGACGGGCCACCTCCAGGAGGTCATGATGAGTGCCGACAACACCGCGCCGCGGACCGTGCTGGACGTTCCGCCGAGCCGACTGCCCCCCCTGGAGCGCGCCATCCCGGCCGAGGAGCCACCCCGCCGCGAAGGATCCATCATCGAGGGTCTGGGAAAGGTCCGGGTGCGCGGGTGAGTCCGAGCAAATCCGACCGGGGCAGCGAGACACGCGAACAGATCCTCATCACCGCCGAGCGGCTGTTCGCCGAGCACGGCGTGGAGGCCGTCTCCAACCGCCAGGTGAGCGAGGCGGCGGGCCAGTCCAACAACTTCGCCGTCGGCTACCACTTCGGCTCCAAGGAAGAGCTCGTGGTGGCGATCGTGCGCCGGCACTCCGAGCCGGTCGAGCGGCGGCGTACCGAGATGCTCGCGGAGATCTCCGGCTCGCCCGACCTGCGTGACTGGGCATCCTGCCTCGTGCGGCCGACCACCGAGCACCTCGCCTCGCTGGGCATCCCCTCCTGGTACGCGCGGTTCATCGCCCAGGTGACGGCCCATCCCTCCTACCGGGAGCTCGTCACCAACGAGGCGCTCTCCTCGCGCTCGATGCAGCAGACCGCCGAGGGCCTGTTCCGGCTGGTCCCGCGTCTGCCCGAAGAGGTGCGGCAGGAGCGTGGCTTCATGAGCCGGTTGATGATCGTGCACATGTGCGCCGAGCGGGAACGCGCGCTGCACCAGGGCACCGCCCCACCCCGCTCGACGTGGGAGTCCACCGCGGCCGGACTGGTCGACGCGCTCGTCGGAGTGTGGCTGGCCCCCGTCACCGCCCGGCGGTGACCCGGGTCACTCGCCGGTGAGTCGTCGGAAACAACCGAAGTGACAGAGGGCTGAGCCTGCGTGAGCCCCGCCGTGACGAACACGGCGGATGGCGCACGGAGAGAGGAACGTCATGACAACGCAAGAGCGCATCATCATCGTGGGAGCGGGCCAGGCCGGTGGCGAGCTGGCGGCCGGCTTGCGGAAGCAGGGCTACCCGGGGCGCGTTGTCCTGCTCGGAGACGAGGCGCATCCGCCCTACCAGCGGCCTCCCCTCTCCAAGGGGTTCCTGCAGGGAAAGGTGGCGCTGGCGGACCTCTACCTCAAGCCGCTGGCGACCTATGAGCGCTTCGACATCGAGTTCAAGCCCGGCACGCGCGTCGAGGCCATCGACCGCTCCACGCGGGAGATCTCCCTGAGGGATGGGAGCCGGCTCGGCTACGACAAGCTCGTTCTGGCCACCGGAGGCCGGGCACGTCCCTTGAGTCTTCCCGGGCTCGACACCGCCCGGCCCGAGAACCTGTTCGCCATGCGCTCGATCCTCGACGTCGAGGCGATGCGCGGCAGGTTCGTCCCCGGCAACCGCCTGGTCATCATCGGGGGAGGCTACGTGGGACTGGAGGTCGCGGCCGTGGCCGTGCAGCTCGGGCTGCGGGTGACGCTGCTCGAGGCGGCGCCTCGTCTGCTCTCCCGGGTGACGGGTCCGGAGGTGTCCTCGTTCATCGAGCAACTCCACCGCGAGCGGGGCGTGGAGTTCCGGCTCTCGTGCGAGGTGCGGGGCCTGGAGCTCGACGAGGCGCGGCGCCAGGTGCGCG
This DNA window, taken from Cystobacter ferrugineus, encodes the following:
- a CDS encoding family 43 glycosylhydrolase; amino-acid sequence: MTKRCMLSLTIAGVSLAVSPAVAQTVGDPQNPIFRNMYTADPSAHVWADGRLYVYPSHDIAPPRGADLMDEYHVYSTNDMVNWVDHGEILRAANVPWGRPEGGFMWAPDVAYKNGIYYFYFPHPSGTDWNNTWKIGVATSTQPAANFTVQGYIQGLESLIDPAVFVDDDGQAYLYYGGGGIAKGGKLKANMMEIDGQMQTMQGLVDFHEASWVHKRNGLYYLSYSDNHDQNGDHNRMRYATSTSPLGPWTYRGIYIDSTDSYTNHGSIVEYKGQWYAFYHTSMLSGNDWLRSVSVDKLYYNSDGTIQMVKQTKQHGTPHFATPLAIPGTIQAEDYDNGAQGVAYSDGSPQNEGGAYRPNEGVDVGAIPSGGFHVGWVSTSEWAEYTVNVATSGTYTVSARVATQTANGSSLRILFDGKKVGTLAVPNTGEWQTYTTVSTQVNLEAGKHIIQLRFGDAFNLDSLTFTKQ
- a CDS encoding TetR/AcrR family transcriptional regulator, encoding MSPSKSDRGSETREQILITAERLFAEHGVEAVSNRQVSEAAGQSNNFAVGYHFGSKEELVVAIVRRHSEPVERRRTEMLAEISGSPDLRDWASCLVRPTTEHLASLGIPSWYARFIAQVTAHPSYRELVTNEALSSRSMQQTAEGLFRLVPRLPEEVRQERGFMSRLMIVHMCAERERALHQGTAPPRSTWESTAAGLVDALVGVWLAPVTARR
- a CDS encoding NAD(P)/FAD-dependent oxidoreductase translates to MTTQERIIIVGAGQAGGELAAGLRKQGYPGRVVLLGDEAHPPYQRPPLSKGFLQGKVALADLYLKPLATYERFDIEFKPGTRVEAIDRSTREISLRDGSRLGYDKLVLATGGRARPLSLPGLDTARPENLFAMRSILDVEAMRGRFVPGNRLVIIGGGYVGLEVAAVAVQLGLRVTLLEAAPRLLSRVTGPEVSSFIEQLHRERGVEFRLSCEVRGLELDEARRQVRGVDVACHGVPERLEADLVLVGIGLIPNTELASAAGLAVDNGILVDEYACTADPAILAIGDCANQPSAYTGGRIRLESVPNAIEHARVAAATLMGKREPSTAIPWFWSDQYGLKLQMVGLSTGYEQCVTRGSAERKEFSAFYLKGGRVIAADVMGRPAEFMAAKKLVSSRAEVDVTRLGDAAVPLTSLAA